The window GTTAAGCTTTTTATTCCTTATCAAAACACTTTGCAGTAAACCGAAAGAAAAAAGTATAGCAATTACCGAACTACCGCCGAAACTTACAAGAGGCAAAGGTACGCCTGTTATTGGTGCTATGCCTATATTCATGCCCATATTTATAAATATCTGAAATATTATCCAAACAGCTACACCTATGGCTAAATAGCTCCCAAATGCATCTGATGAAAGTTTAGCAACTCTTAATATTCTGACTATCATTACAACAAAAAGAGCTAAAAGTATAATACCTCCCGCAAGTCCCAGTTCTTCACCTAACACAGCGAAAGCAAAATCCGTATAACGTTCTGGCAAAAATTTCAATTGACTTTGTGGACCATGACCTAATCCCCTGCCGAACAATTTTCCTGAGCCAATAGATATTGTAGACTGCAAAACATTATATCCAGCTCCCTGCGGATCACTGCCGGGATTCAAAAATATTAATATTCTTTTTTTCTGATAGTCTTTTAGAAAATTAAAAACAAAAGGCATAGATATTAGTGTAAACAAACCTAACCCTAACATGTAAATTTTTCTTACTTGCGTTGCTAATATCATACCCAACCAAATAGCCATAAGAACCATCGCAGTCCCTAAATCTGGCTGAGCCATAACTAATAATACAGGTATTCCTATATAGATTAGAGAAACAATAATTGAGAAAAAATCAGCCATCCTCTCCCCTTTTTTAGAAAAATATTTAGCTAGCACAACAACCATCACAAATTTAGCTATTTCAGATGGCTGAAGCTGAAAAAAACCTAAATCAATCCAACGCGTAGCTCCATGTGATATTTTTCCAGTAACTAGAACATATAACAATAGACCAACAGTTACTGCATACATTACATGAGTAAAAGACTTAAAAGAACGGTAGTCTAAGAAAGCAATAAAAATCATCAAAAGAAAACCAATTACCCCGTTTATTATCTGATTTCTTGCTACATCAAAACCAGCGCTACTAGACGTAGTGCTGTAAATTACAATAATACCCATCGCAAATACTAGGATTGTGACAGATATTAAAACCCAGTCTAAACTCTTTAATTTTTTAAAATCAAACATTATAAAAACCTAAAAACAGTAATTCTATTTTTTTATTTTTTCTATGCCGATCCAGATTTTTTCTTGGCTGATACTAAATTCACTATCAAAATCAACCTTTTCTCTACCTTCTATTATTTCTTCGCCTAAAGTTTCTTTCCCGATATTATACACCCCTGTAGAATGCTCTTTTATGGTATCCTTTAGTAAATTACTATCAGTAGAATAATATATAATTATCCTGTCTTCGACATTAAATTCCGCCTTCTTTCTCATAGATTGAATAGTTCTAACCAATTCTCTAGCCAAACCTTCTTTTTCTAGCTTAGGGGTTATTTTTGTATCAAGCTCAACTTTAGTCTCTTTACCCTCTTTGACAACGATATCTTTTACATTAAGCTCTTCTCGAATAAGACTCAAGAACTCATTTTGAATTTCAGATGTTGACTCAATAAGAGCTTTTGCCAATGGTTGTCTTACTTTTATTCCTTTTTCCGCACGCTGTGAGAGACCTTGATTAACCACTTCTCTAACATTATTAATCTCTTCTGATATTTTTTTGTCTATTTTCCCTGGATCCGCTTTGGGCCATTTTGATAAATGAACACTTTCCGGCTCTCCCTTTCTTCCCGAAACAAGATTTTGATAAATCTCCTCAGAAAGATGAGGAATGATTGGCGCAAGTACCTTTGATAGATTAACCAGAACTTCATACAAAGTTTCATAAGCTTGCTTTTTATCTTGATCATCTTCTGATTTCCAGAATCGTCTTCTAGATCTCCTAACATACCAGGTAGATAAATCATCGATAAACTTCTCCAACCGCTCCATCAAAGTATGAACCCTAAAATTATCAAGCTCCTTTTCTGCATATTCTAGCAACAAATGCAATTCTGAAATAATCCATTTATCTAAAACTGAATCTTTTTCTATTTCCTGACTCTCGATATCGGGATCCCAATTATCTATAGATACATAAGTTGAAAAAAATGAATATACATTCCAAAGAGTTAAAATCTTCCTTCTGATATCAGAAGCTGCATGATAGCCAAAACTAAGATTAAAAACAGGATTATGTCTGGCATACATCCAGCGCATAACATCAACGCCTATTTCTTCGGCTGCATCATCAAACCAAATAGCATTACCCTTAGATTTATGCATTTCTTCACCTTTTTCGTCACGAACTGAAGCATAGCCTAAAACTGTTTTGTAGGGTTTTATACCTTCCATAACCGTACTCATAGCGATTAAAGCATAGAACCAATTTTTGAATTGGCCGGGAAAGCTTTCTGTTATAAAATCAACCGGCACCCATTTCATCCATTCTTTTTTATCTTGCTTGTAGAGAGGTTCTCCTTGGTTGCTTTTTGCTATAGTAGAGTAAGGAACAATTCCGGCATCAAGCCAGGGGTTACCCACATCGGTTATTCTAGAGATTTCTTTTTTACATTTAGAGCATTTTATTTTCACTTCGTCGATCCATGGCCTATGTGGAGTATTTCTTTCAAATTTATCCCAACCGGAAACAGCTTTTTCCTTCAGTTCTTCTTTTGAACCGATAACTTCAAAATTTCCACAGTCACATTCATAAATCGGAAGCGCCAATCCCCAGTATCTTTTTTTAGAAATGAGCCAATTGTGCATATTTGAAAGCCAATCAAGCTCTCGATCTAAACCAAAGAGAGGAATCCATTTGATTTTTTTGGCAATATCAATCATTTGTTCTCTCAAAGTTCTCTTCTCTTTGTCTTCTGGGTCTTTTTTGTCCATTCCAATATACCATTCATCAACCAGACGAAAAATAAGCTCTTCTTTGCAGCGCCAGCATGTCGGGTAGCGATGGGTATAATTATGAATCCTGAATATTTTATTCTTCTTTTTTAGATTCTCAAATATTGCCTCAGTAACATCTTTAACGTTTTTACCCGAAAGCTCCCCAAATCCTGAAATATAATTTCCGGCATCATCTAAAGGTGCGATAACTTTCAATGAATGCTCTACTGATAATCTAAAATCCTCTTCTCCACAGCCTGGGGCTATATGAACAATCCCTGTGCCTTCTTCTTCGCCAACCTCTTCCCAAAAAATAGTTTTATGTAAAACCCCTCTTTGAACTTCTAGCTCATCAAAAGGTCCCTCATATTCAATATCCAAAAGTTTATCACCCTTAATTTCTTCCAGAATATCATACTCATCCTCAATAATAGAAAGGGTCTCTTTTGAAAGATAATAGATTTCTTTGCCAGTTTTTATTTTTACATATGTAAGTTCTGGGTTAATAGCCAAAGCAATATTAGATGTTAGAGTCCATGGAGTTGTCGTCCAAACAAGAAAAAATTCTCCTTTTCTGTTTTTTATCGGTAATTTTACATAAACCGACTGATGAATCATTTCTTTGTATTCTTCGGTCAAAATTTCATGTTGAGAAATAGCAGTTCCACATCTTAAACACCAAGGCACAACATCATGGCCTTTGTATAAATATCCTTTTTCATGACATTTTTTAAGAAAAAACCAAATCATATAGTTGTTTTCATCCGACATGGTGTAATAAGAATTTTCCCAATCTGCAAAATAGCCTAGTCTTTTTGATTGTTCTGTTTGAATTTTGGAATATTTATAAACTCTTTCCTTGCATTTGTTGACAAATCTATCAATACCATAATCCTCAATATCTTTTTTCGTTTTAAAACCTAATTCTTTTTCTACCTCCACCTCCACCCATAAACCCTGACAGTCAAATCCATTCTGATACTTTTGTTTTTTTCCTTTCATAGAATTATATCTTTGC is drawn from bacterium CG_4_10_14_0_2_um_filter_33_32 and contains these coding sequences:
- a CDS encoding rod shape-determining protein RodA, whose amino-acid sequence is MFDFKKLKSLDWVLISVTILVFAMGIIVIYSTTSSSAGFDVARNQIINGVIGFLLMIFIAFLDYRSFKSFTHVMYAVTVGLLLYVLVTGKISHGATRWIDLGFFQLQPSEIAKFVMVVVLAKYFSKKGERMADFFSIIVSLIYIGIPVLLVMAQPDLGTAMVLMAIWLGMILATQVRKIYMLGLGLFTLISMPFVFNFLKDYQKKRILIFLNPGSDPQGAGYNVLQSTISIGSGKLFGRGLGHGPQSQLKFLPERYTDFAFAVLGEELGLAGGIILLALFVVMIVRILRVAKLSSDAFGSYLAIGVAVWIIFQIFINMGMNIGIAPITGVPLPLVSFGGSSVIAILFSFGLLQSVLIRNKKLNFRG
- a CDS encoding isoleucine--tRNA ligase — encoded protein: MAFKKVDPKVDLVKLEHKIIDFWTRKDILSKYLRKNDSSSEIFSFLDGPITANNPMGVHHAWGRTYKDLWQRYNSMKGKKQKYQNGFDCQGLWVEVEVEKELGFKTKKDIEDYGIDRFVNKCKERVYKYSKIQTEQSKRLGYFADWENSYYTMSDENNYMIWFFLKKCHEKGYLYKGHDVVPWCLRCGTAISQHEILTEEYKEMIHQSVYVKLPIKNRKGEFFLVWTTTPWTLTSNIALAINPELTYVKIKTGKEIYYLSKETLSIIEDEYDILEEIKGDKLLDIEYEGPFDELEVQRGVLHKTIFWEEVGEEEGTGIVHIAPGCGEEDFRLSVEHSLKVIAPLDDAGNYISGFGELSGKNVKDVTEAIFENLKKKNKIFRIHNYTHRYPTCWRCKEELIFRLVDEWYIGMDKKDPEDKEKRTLREQMIDIAKKIKWIPLFGLDRELDWLSNMHNWLISKKRYWGLALPIYECDCGNFEVIGSKEELKEKAVSGWDKFERNTPHRPWIDEVKIKCSKCKKEISRITDVGNPWLDAGIVPYSTIAKSNQGEPLYKQDKKEWMKWVPVDFITESFPGQFKNWFYALIAMSTVMEGIKPYKTVLGYASVRDEKGEEMHKSKGNAIWFDDAAEEIGVDVMRWMYARHNPVFNLSFGYHAASDIRRKILTLWNVYSFFSTYVSIDNWDPDIESQEIEKDSVLDKWIISELHLLLEYAEKELDNFRVHTLMERLEKFIDDLSTWYVRRSRRRFWKSEDDQDKKQAYETLYEVLVNLSKVLAPIIPHLSEEIYQNLVSGRKGEPESVHLSKWPKADPGKIDKKISEEINNVREVVNQGLSQRAEKGIKVRQPLAKALIESTSEIQNEFLSLIREELNVKDIVVKEGKETKVELDTKITPKLEKEGLARELVRTIQSMRKKAEFNVEDRIIIYYSTDSNLLKDTIKEHSTGVYNIGKETLGEEIIEGREKVDFDSEFSISQEKIWIGIEKIKK